In Rhodococcus rhodochrous, a single genomic region encodes these proteins:
- a CDS encoding DUF4192 domain-containing protein → MTTSTPSSSHPLRLTDVGDVIAALPALMGFPPTRSIVVMCLTPTGDAPTRPNGKVASIGAVMRHDLVLPRPGEPVPELMRAAFRRFCAVCAREGAESVVAVLVDDDLIDRHDPVIADVCRLVDDFADRLDAVGIDLAGVYALPEISGGATWFVPGQDITGSVADPGSSVVAAARVFEGSPIRGSRTELAALLAPYPPAVRQEVARCIDEVVETRDREYERCAREGGGERADRLELETVLAHIETYAAGTDPSASDIAELAVLLANRTVRDAAMGLATGPLARPAERLWTELARALPDPERADAAALVGFGAYVRGDGPLAGVALAAALESDPRHRLSDLLDQALQAGLRPESIRGLAETGHEIAARLGLELPRGDEPS, encoded by the coding sequence ATGACAACTTCCACGCCTTCGTCGTCGCATCCGCTCCGTCTCACCGATGTCGGTGACGTGATCGCCGCCCTGCCCGCACTGATGGGGTTCCCGCCGACGCGCTCGATCGTCGTGATGTGCCTGACCCCGACCGGTGACGCCCCGACCCGCCCGAACGGGAAGGTGGCGAGTATCGGCGCCGTGATGCGACACGACCTCGTCCTGCCCCGGCCCGGGGAGCCGGTCCCGGAACTCATGCGCGCGGCGTTCCGGCGCTTCTGCGCCGTCTGTGCCCGCGAGGGCGCCGAATCGGTGGTGGCCGTTCTCGTGGACGACGATCTCATCGACCGGCACGATCCGGTGATCGCCGACGTGTGCAGGCTCGTCGACGACTTCGCCGATCGTCTCGACGCCGTCGGCATCGACCTGGCGGGGGTGTATGCGCTACCGGAGATCTCCGGTGGAGCGACCTGGTTCGTGCCCGGCCAGGACATCACCGGCAGCGTGGCCGATCCCGGGTCCTCGGTGGTCGCGGCGGCCCGGGTGTTCGAGGGCAGCCCGATCCGCGGCTCCCGCACCGAACTCGCCGCCCTGCTCGCGCCGTATCCGCCGGCGGTTCGGCAGGAGGTCGCGCGGTGCATCGACGAGGTCGTCGAAACCCGCGACCGCGAGTACGAGCGCTGTGCCCGCGAGGGCGGTGGTGAACGCGCCGACCGTCTCGAACTCGAAACCGTGCTCGCGCACATCGAGACGTACGCCGCCGGAACGGATCCCAGTGCGTCCGACATCGCCGAACTGGCCGTCCTGCTCGCCAACCGCACGGTGCGGGACGCCGCCATGGGGCTCGCGACCGGACCGCTCGCACGGCCGGCGGAGCGCTTGTGGACCGAGCTCGCCCGCGCCCTGCCCGATCCGGAGCGGGCCGATGCCGCCGCGCTCGTCGGCTTCGGTGCCTACGTGCGCGGCGATGGTCCGCTCGCCGGGGTCGCACTCGCAGCGGCCCTCGAATCCGATCCCCGCCACCGGCTTTCGGATCTACTCGACCAGGCCCTGCAGGCGGGACTGCGACCCGAGTCGATCCGCGGCCTCGCGGAGACCGGTCACGAGATCGCGGCGCGGTTGGGACTCGAACTGCCGCGCGGCGACGAACCGTCCTGA
- a CDS encoding metal-dependent transcriptional regulator — protein MKDLVDTTEMYLRTIYDLEEEGVVPLRARIAERLEQSGPTVSQTVARMERDGLLRVAGDRHLQLTEKGRDLAVSVMRKHRLAERLLVDVIGLDWENVHAEACRWEHVMSEEVERRLVEVLNNPTTSPYGNPIPGLAQLGLDRTAVLDEKLVRLTEIPHGKPTAVVVRRLAEYVQSDPEVIARLREAGVVPDARVTVETRPGSVSITVAGHDSFELSDEMAHAVQVKQV, from the coding sequence GTGAAGGACCTGGTCGATACAACGGAGATGTATCTCCGGACCATCTACGACTTGGAAGAGGAAGGCGTGGTGCCGCTGCGCGCGCGTATCGCCGAGCGCCTCGAACAGAGCGGACCGACGGTCAGCCAGACCGTGGCCCGTATGGAACGCGACGGCCTGCTCCGGGTCGCCGGCGACCGCCACCTGCAGCTCACCGAGAAGGGCCGCGATCTCGCGGTCTCGGTCATGCGCAAGCACCGGCTCGCCGAACGGCTTCTCGTGGACGTGATCGGTCTCGACTGGGAGAACGTGCACGCCGAGGCGTGTCGCTGGGAGCACGTGATGAGCGAGGAGGTCGAGCGCCGCCTCGTGGAGGTGCTCAACAACCCGACCACCTCCCCCTACGGCAATCCGATCCCGGGACTGGCGCAGCTCGGTCTCGACCGCACGGCGGTCCTCGACGAGAAACTGGTGCGGCTGACGGAGATCCCGCACGGCAAGCCGACCGCGGTCGTGGTGCGCCGGCTCGCGGAGTACGTCCAGTCCGACCCCGAGGTCATCGCGCGACTGCGTGAGGCCGGTGTGGTCCCGGACGCGCGGGTTACAGTCGAGACGCGACCGGGCTCGGTGTCCATCACCGTGGCCGGTCACGACAGCTTCGAGCTTTCCGACGAGATGGCCCACGCCGTGCAGGTGAAGCAGGTCTGA
- the galE gene encoding UDP-glucose 4-epimerase GalE gives MSSVRLLVTGGAGYVGSVCTTVLLEQGHDVVVVDDLSTGNAEAVPTGAEFVEGDIAAVADELLSGSRFDGVLHFGAQSLVGESVEFPEKYWQGNVVTTLALLEAIRRSGTPRLVFSSTAATYGEPDSVPITEDAPTRPTNPYGASKLAIDHAISSYAHAHGLAATSLRYFNVAGAYGGAGENRVVETHLIPLVLQVALGVRDHISVFGTDWPTKDGTAVRDYIHVKDLADAHVLALTKSEPGRHGIYNLGSGEGFTVREVISACERVTGLPIAAVDAPRRAGDPAVLIASSGRAISELGWNPQHTDLDEIVSDAWEFTRALGDRLHAARR, from the coding sequence ATGTCCAGCGTGAGACTTCTGGTGACCGGCGGCGCCGGCTATGTGGGCAGCGTGTGCACGACCGTGCTGCTCGAGCAGGGCCACGATGTCGTGGTCGTCGACGACCTGTCCACCGGGAACGCCGAGGCGGTGCCCACCGGTGCCGAGTTCGTCGAGGGCGACATCGCGGCCGTCGCCGACGAACTGCTCTCCGGATCCCGTTTCGACGGCGTCCTCCACTTCGGTGCACAGTCCCTCGTCGGCGAGTCGGTGGAGTTCCCCGAGAAGTACTGGCAGGGCAACGTGGTGACCACTCTCGCCCTGCTCGAGGCCATCCGTCGCTCGGGTACCCCGCGGTTGGTGTTCTCCTCCACCGCCGCGACCTACGGCGAACCCGACAGCGTGCCGATCACCGAGGACGCGCCCACCCGGCCGACCAACCCGTACGGTGCGTCGAAGCTCGCCATCGATCATGCGATCTCCTCGTATGCGCACGCCCACGGTCTCGCGGCGACGAGCCTGCGGTACTTCAACGTTGCCGGCGCCTACGGCGGTGCCGGGGAGAACCGGGTCGTCGAGACGCATCTGATCCCGCTGGTACTGCAGGTCGCTCTCGGTGTGCGCGATCACATCTCGGTCTTCGGCACCGACTGGCCGACCAAGGACGGCACCGCGGTGCGCGACTACATCCACGTGAAGGACCTCGCCGACGCCCACGTGCTGGCTCTGACGAAGTCCGAGCCCGGCCGCCACGGCATCTACAACCTCGGCAGCGGCGAGGGTTTCACCGTCCGCGAGGTCATCTCGGCATGCGAGCGGGTCACGGGCCTGCCGATCGCAGCGGTCGACGCGCCGCGCCGCGCCGGTGATCCGGCCGTGCTCATCGCCTCGAGCGGTCGCGCGATCTCCGAACTCGGGTGGAACCCCCAGCACACCGATCTCGACGAGATCGTCTCCGATGCGTGGGAGTTCACCCGCGCCCTCGGCGACCGGTTGCACGCCGCTCGACGCTGA
- a CDS encoding alpha/beta fold hydrolase, with protein MVPPRARTLRPVPDNEPRIVFRTIHGYRRAFRMAGSGPALLLVHGIGDDSSTWQDVIPHLAEKYTVIAPDLLGHGRSDKPRADYSVAAYANGMRDLLSVLGIESVTVIGHSLGGGVAMQFAYQFPHMVERLVLVASGGVTKDVHPALRLISVPIVSEALRVLRLPGAMPVLRAAGAVLNRVNGSPLRPGALLHDTSDLVRVLGNLPDPTAYEAYLRTLRAVVDWRGQVVTMLDRCYLTENLPVQLIWGDHDSVIPIAHGYLAHSAMPGSRLEVFRGSGHFPFRDDPMRFLRVVENFLETTAPLEFDLDRWRRLLVSGVSESQISGGPETRMAVLGAMGSDERSAT; from the coding sequence ATGGTTCCACCGCGCGCCCGGACGCTCCGCCCGGTTCCGGACAACGAACCCCGCATCGTGTTCCGCACGATCCACGGTTACCGACGCGCATTCCGCATGGCCGGCAGCGGTCCCGCACTGCTGCTCGTACACGGCATCGGTGACGACTCGTCGACCTGGCAGGACGTGATCCCGCACCTGGCGGAGAAGTACACCGTGATCGCTCCCGACCTGCTCGGGCACGGTCGCTCCGACAAGCCGCGGGCCGACTACTCGGTGGCCGCCTACGCGAACGGCATGCGCGACCTGCTGTCGGTCCTCGGGATCGAATCGGTCACGGTGATCGGCCATTCCCTCGGCGGCGGGGTGGCGATGCAGTTCGCCTACCAGTTCCCCCACATGGTCGAGCGTCTCGTGCTCGTCGCCTCCGGCGGGGTCACCAAGGACGTTCATCCCGCCCTGCGCCTGATCTCGGTGCCGATCGTCAGCGAAGCGCTGCGGGTCCTGCGGCTGCCCGGGGCGATGCCCGTCCTGCGCGCTGCCGGCGCGGTACTGAACCGGGTCAACGGATCACCGCTGCGGCCCGGTGCCCTGCTGCACGACACCTCGGATCTGGTGCGCGTACTGGGGAACCTCCCCGACCCCACGGCCTACGAAGCGTATCTGCGTACGCTGCGTGCGGTGGTCGACTGGCGCGGTCAGGTGGTGACCATGCTCGACCGCTGTTATCTGACGGAGAACCTTCCCGTCCAGCTCATCTGGGGCGATCACGACAGTGTCATCCCCATCGCCCACGGCTATCTCGCGCATTCGGCCATGCCCGGTTCACGTCTCGAGGTCTTCCGGGGCTCCGGCCACTTCCCGTTCCGCGACGACCCGATGCGCTTCCTGCGGGTGGTCGAGAACTTCCTGGAGACCACCGCTCCCCTGGAGTTCGACCTCGACCGCTGGCGTCGGCTCCTCGTGTCGGGTGTGAGCGAGTCGCAGATCTCCGGTGGCCCGGAGACCCGCATGGCGGTGCTCGGCGCGATGGGTTCGGACGAGCGCAGCGCCACCTGA
- a CDS encoding DUF5642 family protein has product MHRASAGRSAVAAACLVLASACSQTVSGDPRPEPAALTATAPASAPAIVRAPGDLVLPPERFPEPYVAVVLPPEAVAQAAPDLTGIQPGSKVDPGGCLPPAQDYGPESTAMVVGTDNAGRATISVEVTRAAPDLGEYRTYLTECSQVDATVRGITSTVSTVLGDDPAIAVDGAETLALTRTVDSGRGSGGMTQSMAARIAQIEDVRVTVTYLSFDAAPPDADNLDLVFREAVDFAARP; this is encoded by the coding sequence ATGCACCGCGCATCGGCCGGTCGGAGCGCGGTGGCGGCCGCCTGCCTGGTGCTCGCATCCGCCTGCTCCCAGACCGTCTCCGGTGATCCCAGGCCCGAGCCGGCGGCCCTGACGGCAACCGCACCTGCGTCCGCACCCGCGATCGTCCGGGCACCCGGCGATCTGGTGCTGCCCCCCGAACGTTTTCCCGAACCGTACGTCGCGGTGGTCCTCCCGCCGGAGGCGGTGGCGCAGGCGGCGCCCGACCTGACCGGGATCCAGCCCGGTTCGAAGGTCGATCCGGGCGGATGTCTGCCGCCCGCGCAGGATTACGGCCCGGAGAGCACCGCCATGGTGGTCGGTACCGACAACGCCGGTCGCGCGACGATCAGTGTCGAGGTCACCCGTGCCGCTCCGGATCTCGGCGAGTACCGCACCTATCTCACCGAGTGCTCGCAGGTGGACGCCACCGTGCGGGGGATCACCTCGACCGTCTCGACCGTCCTCGGCGACGATCCCGCCATAGCCGTCGACGGGGCCGAGACGCTGGCCCTGACCCGCACGGTCGACTCCGGCAGGGGATCGGGTGGCATGACGCAGTCGATGGCCGCGCGGATCGCGCAGATCGAGGACGTGCGTGTGACGGTCACGTACCTGTCCTTCGACGCGGCGCCGCCCGACGCCGACAATCTCGACCTCGTGTTCCGGGAGGCCGTCGACTTCGCCGCCCGCCCCTGA
- a CDS encoding DEAD/DEAH box helicase, translated as MLLPDLIPDPVDDDALFDAFTTWTTDRGISLYPAQEEALMELVAGSNVILATPTGSGKSMVALGAHFFALAAGKRTFYTAPIKALVSEKFFALCDVFGADKVGMMTGDASVNAGAPIICATAEIVANLALREGPDSDIGQVVMDEFHFYSEPDRGWAWQVPLIELPHAQFLLMSATLGDVTFLQKDLTRRTGRPTMEVSGSERPVPLTFSYSQAPIGEAIEELVTTHQAPVYVVHFTQAAALERAQALTSVNMCTKAEKEAIATALGDFRFSTGFGKTLSRLVRHGIGVHHAGMLPKYRRLIEKLAQDGLLKVICGTDTLGVGINVPIRTVLLTGLTKFDGTRTRQLKAREFHQIAGRAGRAGYDTMGTVVVQAPEHEIENVRALAKAGDDPKKRRKVQRKKAPEGFVSWGEGTFDKLIAASPEPLQSRFSVSNSMLLNVIARPGNCFDAMRHLLEDNHEPRPAQRKHILKAISLYRGLLQAGVVQQLDEPDEFGRRARLTVDLQRDFALNQPLSPFALAAIELLDVDSPTYALDVVSVIESTLDDPRQVLMAQQHAARGEAVAQMKADGIEYDERMELLEEITWPKPLVELLEPAFETYRGGHPWVSEFPLSPKSVVRDMIERSMTFSEMVSHYGLARSEGLVLRYLADAYRALRQTVPDAARTEELEDIIEWLGELIRQVDSSLLDEWESLTHPGVESDDQQIAFGVDSPRPLSANVRAFKVMVRNAMFKRVELASRRRWDELAALGDGLDAEDWEDLLELYFDEYDEIGTGPDARGPLLFTVEMGPELWRVRQTLHDPQGDHGWALIGEVNLGESDAAGEVVFDEFEIVEG; from the coding sequence GTGCTGCTTCCCGATCTGATACCCGACCCCGTCGACGACGACGCGCTGTTCGACGCGTTCACCACCTGGACGACGGATCGGGGCATCTCGCTGTATCCGGCGCAGGAGGAAGCGCTCATGGAGCTCGTCGCCGGCTCCAACGTCATCCTCGCCACGCCCACCGGCTCGGGAAAGTCGATGGTGGCGCTCGGCGCGCACTTCTTCGCGCTCGCTGCCGGGAAGCGCACCTTCTACACCGCCCCGATCAAGGCGCTCGTGAGCGAGAAGTTCTTCGCCCTGTGCGACGTCTTCGGTGCCGACAAGGTCGGCATGATGACCGGCGACGCATCGGTCAACGCCGGAGCGCCGATCATCTGCGCGACCGCGGAGATCGTCGCGAATCTCGCGTTGCGCGAAGGACCGGACTCCGACATCGGCCAGGTCGTGATGGACGAGTTCCACTTCTACTCCGAACCCGACCGCGGGTGGGCGTGGCAGGTTCCGCTCATCGAGTTGCCGCACGCGCAGTTCCTGCTCATGTCCGCGACGCTCGGCGACGTGACCTTCCTGCAGAAGGATCTGACCCGCCGCACCGGACGGCCGACGATGGAGGTCTCGGGCTCCGAACGCCCCGTCCCGCTGACCTTCTCGTACTCGCAGGCACCCATCGGTGAAGCGATCGAAGAACTCGTCACCACGCATCAGGCGCCCGTCTACGTCGTGCACTTCACCCAGGCGGCGGCCCTCGAGCGCGCCCAGGCCCTGACCAGCGTGAACATGTGCACGAAGGCCGAGAAGGAGGCGATCGCCACCGCGCTGGGCGACTTCCGGTTCTCCACCGGCTTCGGCAAGACCCTCTCGCGTCTCGTCCGGCACGGTATCGGTGTGCACCACGCGGGCATGCTGCCGAAGTACCGGCGCCTGATCGAGAAGCTCGCGCAGGACGGGCTCCTGAAGGTCATCTGCGGCACCGACACGCTCGGCGTCGGCATCAACGTGCCGATCCGCACCGTGTTGCTCACGGGCCTGACGAAGTTCGACGGCACCCGCACCCGGCAGCTCAAGGCGCGCGAATTCCACCAGATCGCCGGTCGCGCAGGCCGCGCGGGATACGACACGATGGGCACGGTCGTCGTGCAGGCCCCCGAGCACGAGATCGAGAACGTCCGGGCGCTCGCCAAGGCCGGGGACGACCCGAAGAAGCGCCGGAAGGTGCAGCGCAAGAAGGCTCCCGAAGGGTTCGTCTCGTGGGGTGAGGGCACCTTCGACAAGCTGATCGCGGCTTCGCCCGAACCGCTGCAGTCACGCTTCTCGGTGAGCAACTCGATGCTGCTCAACGTCATTGCGCGACCGGGCAACTGCTTCGACGCGATGCGGCACCTGCTCGAGGACAACCACGAACCCCGTCCGGCGCAGCGCAAGCACATCCTCAAGGCGATCTCGCTGTACCGGGGCCTGCTCCAGGCGGGTGTGGTGCAGCAACTCGACGAGCCCGACGAGTTCGGGCGCCGGGCCCGCCTCACCGTCGACCTGCAACGCGACTTCGCGCTCAACCAGCCGCTGTCGCCGTTCGCCCTCGCAGCGATCGAACTGCTCGACGTCGACTCCCCCACCTACGCACTCGATGTGGTGTCGGTCATCGAGTCGACGCTCGACGATCCCCGTCAGGTGCTCATGGCGCAGCAGCATGCCGCACGCGGTGAGGCCGTCGCGCAGATGAAGGCCGACGGCATCGAGTACGACGAGCGGATGGAACTGCTCGAGGAGATCACCTGGCCCAAGCCGCTCGTGGAGTTGCTCGAGCCGGCCTTCGAGACGTACCGGGGTGGGCATCCCTGGGTGTCGGAGTTCCCCCTGTCCCCGAAGTCGGTGGTGCGCGACATGATCGAGCGCAGCATGACCTTCTCCGAGATGGTCTCGCACTACGGCCTGGCCCGCTCCGAGGGGCTGGTCCTGCGCTATCTCGCCGACGCCTACCGCGCGCTGCGGCAGACGGTGCCGGACGCCGCGCGCACGGAGGAACTCGAGGACATCATCGAGTGGCTCGGCGAGCTGATCCGGCAGGTCGACTCGTCGTTGCTCGACGAGTGGGAGTCCCTCACCCATCCCGGGGTGGAATCCGACGACCAGCAGATCGCGTTCGGCGTCGACTCCCCTCGCCCGTTGTCCGCGAATGTCCGCGCGTTCAAGGTCATGGTCCGCAACGCGATGTTCAAGCGGGTCGAACTGGCCTCGCGTCGACGCTGGGACGAACTCGCGGCCCTCGGCGACGGTCTCGACGCCGAGGACTGGGAGGACCTGCTCGAGCTGTACTTCGACGAGTACGACGAGATCGGCACCGGCCCCGACGCGCGTGGACCGCTGCTGTTCACCGTCGAGATGGGTCCCGAGTTGTGGCGGGTGCGTCAGACCCTGCACGATCCGCAGGGCGATCACGGCTGGGCGTTGATCGGCGAGGTGAACCTCGGCGAGTCCGATGCGGCCGGTGAAGTGGTGTTCGACGAGTTCGAGATCGTCGAGGGCTGA
- a CDS encoding acetoin utilization protein AcuC, whose amino-acid sequence MTTSSTAAGGTTQLSGDRIVVWSPDYLDYRWGPTHPMNPTRLDLTMALSRSLGLLEGVETVRPSPADDTDLLRIHTASYVDAVKRAGSAPEGAAPPADAPHGLGTEDNPIFPRMHEASATLAGGTLAAAREIASGRARRAVSIGGGMHHAMADWAAGFCVYNDAAIAISWLLDHGYDRIAYIDVDAHHGDGVQHAFLGDPRVLTISLHQHPATLWPNTGWSSEVGSGPAEGTAINLPVLPGTVDALWLRAFHAVVPGAVAAFRPQILISQCGADSHREDPLADLSLTVDGQRASYLAMRDLADRYCEGRWLAVGGGGYGLVRVVPRAWTHLIAAALDREIDLSTPVPADWSERVGALAPSVELPTVMGEGSDVSYLPWDGPGGTPETGIASLDRALTRIDSAIIATRRAAFPLLGLDPEDPRD is encoded by the coding sequence ATGACCACGAGCTCCACCGCGGCGGGCGGTACGACACAGCTGAGCGGCGATCGGATAGTGGTGTGGAGCCCCGACTACCTCGATTACCGGTGGGGTCCGACACATCCGATGAATCCCACGCGCCTCGATCTCACGATGGCGCTGTCCCGCAGTCTCGGTCTCCTCGAGGGCGTCGAGACGGTCCGCCCGTCCCCTGCGGACGACACCGATCTGCTGCGCATCCACACCGCTTCCTACGTCGACGCGGTCAAGCGCGCGGGCTCCGCTCCGGAGGGAGCGGCACCCCCGGCCGACGCACCCCACGGTCTCGGCACCGAGGACAACCCGATCTTCCCCCGTATGCACGAGGCCAGCGCGACGCTCGCCGGGGGAACCCTCGCGGCCGCACGCGAGATCGCGAGCGGCCGGGCCCGCCGCGCGGTGAGCATCGGGGGCGGCATGCACCACGCGATGGCCGACTGGGCCGCCGGGTTCTGCGTCTACAACGACGCCGCCATCGCGATCTCGTGGCTGCTCGACCACGGCTACGACCGCATCGCCTACATCGACGTCGACGCTCACCACGGCGACGGTGTGCAGCACGCCTTCCTCGGCGATCCCCGCGTCCTGACCATCTCCCTGCACCAGCATCCCGCGACGCTGTGGCCCAACACCGGGTGGTCCAGCGAGGTCGGTTCGGGTCCGGCCGAGGGCACCGCCATCAATCTGCCGGTGCTGCCGGGCACCGTGGACGCGTTGTGGTTGCGCGCCTTCCATGCCGTCGTGCCGGGCGCGGTCGCGGCGTTCCGCCCCCAGATCCTCATCAGTCAGTGCGGTGCCGACAGCCACCGCGAGGACCCTCTGGCCGATCTCTCCCTGACCGTCGACGGCCAGCGCGCGTCGTATCTCGCGATGCGCGATCTCGCCGACCGCTACTGCGAGGGTCGCTGGCTCGCCGTGGGCGGCGGCGGTTACGGCCTCGTGCGGGTGGTGCCGCGCGCGTGGACCCACCTGATCGCCGCGGCGCTGGACCGCGAGATCGACCTGAGCACCCCGGTCCCGGCGGACTGGAGCGAGCGCGTCGGCGCTCTCGCCCCGAGCGTCGAACTGCCCACGGTCATGGGGGAGGGCTCCGACGTCTCGTACCTGCCGTGGGACGGTCCCGGTGGCACACCGGAAACGGGGATCGCGTCCCTGGACCGCGCACTGACCCGCATCGATTCGGCGATCATCGCCACGAGGCGGGCGGCCTTCCCGCTGCTCGGCCTGGACCCGGAGGACCCCCGTGACTGA
- a CDS encoding proteasome assembly chaperone family protein yields MDEQSRMYELEFPAPQLTSPDGEGPVLVHGLEGFADAGHAVRLATTHLRESLETELVASFAVDELIDYRSRRPLMTFKADHFSDYAEPELNLYALIDEAGTPFLLLAGAEPDLKWERFITAVRLLAEQFGVRRTIGLNAIPMAIPHTRPLAVTAHSTNKDLIAGHHRWSGELQVPAGVSSLLEYRMGQHGHESVGFSVHVPHYLAQTDYPAAAETLLTNVAEVGGLDLPLQALGEAAARVREQIDEHIEDNAEVLGVVHALERQYDSYVAAQEQQTSPLPTDESLPTGEEIGAEFERFLAEYDRRGTDPGDDLPGPGDGGTGGGGFGELGPDDGDDSAPR; encoded by the coding sequence ATGGACGAGCAGTCCCGCATGTACGAGCTGGAATTCCCGGCTCCGCAACTCACCTCCCCGGACGGTGAGGGGCCGGTCCTCGTGCACGGTCTCGAAGGGTTCGCCGACGCGGGACACGCGGTGCGGCTGGCGACCACACATCTGCGCGAGAGTCTCGAGACCGAACTCGTCGCGTCGTTCGCCGTCGACGAACTGATCGACTACCGGTCGCGTCGCCCGCTCATGACGTTCAAGGCCGACCACTTCTCGGACTACGCCGAGCCGGAGTTGAATCTGTACGCACTCATCGACGAGGCGGGCACCCCGTTCCTGCTCCTCGCAGGTGCCGAGCCGGATCTGAAGTGGGAGCGCTTCATCACCGCAGTGCGGTTGCTCGCCGAGCAGTTCGGGGTGCGGCGGACGATCGGGCTCAACGCGATCCCCATGGCGATCCCTCACACCCGGCCGTTGGCGGTCACCGCGCACTCGACGAACAAGGACCTCATCGCGGGCCACCACCGTTGGTCGGGCGAGCTGCAGGTGCCCGCAGGAGTGTCGTCGCTGCTCGAATACCGGATGGGACAGCACGGGCACGAGTCCGTGGGCTTCTCGGTGCACGTGCCGCACTATCTCGCCCAGACCGACTATCCGGCGGCCGCCGAGACGTTGCTGACGAACGTCGCCGAGGTCGGTGGTCTCGATCTGCCGCTGCAGGCGCTCGGTGAGGCCGCAGCGCGGGTGCGGGAACAGATCGACGAGCACATCGAGGACAACGCCGAGGTCCTCGGGGTGGTGCACGCGCTCGAGCGGCAGTACGACAGCTACGTGGCCGCCCAGGAACAACAGACCTCTCCCCTGCCGACCGACGAGAGTCTGCCGACGGGTGAGGAGATCGGGGCGGAGTTCGAGCGGTTCCTCGCCGAATACGACCGGCGTGGCACCGACCCCGGCGACGATCTCCCCGGTCCGGGCGACGGAGGAACCGGCGGCGGTGGGTTCGGCGAGCTCGGTCCGGACGACGGGGACGATTCCGCTCCGCGCTGA